One Salvia splendens isolate huo1 chromosome 12, SspV2, whole genome shotgun sequence genomic window carries:
- the LOC121759278 gene encoding trigger factor-like protein TIG, Chloroplastic — protein MESFCATTVQTFFHLKPSSSFSPPSYSAVSFLKSHFKQSPLTHSSRQFSRRTNSTPFVASAAPATADGAVSDKLPADLIVTETPEPNSRVKLSVEVPAEVCEDCYRRVMREFTKQAKIPGFRPGKNVPESILISYIGKETVKGATIESILKRTLPHALSSVSGKALEDSIRISTKFSEMESSFSSMKSLRYDIFVDVAPEVKWNPEDGYKNLKVVVEIDKEIDAQTAAEQELRRRHKALGALKIVVDRGLQIGDVAILDISAATIEQDESKAKSIPSAESKGFRFDTEDEDKVLPDFMNSIAGIKRDETKTFPYTFPDTWEQEDLRGVRALFTVDCKELFFRDLPELNDATAEKILAGCSTIEEVKETLLQKFLEVEQTAKEQAADNAILDQLHKMVEVDIPPSLFEEQGRQLYGAQLLQIQANMKLNEKQLEALSSPKAVKDFLENQRENITNIIKQNLAVGDIFKRENLQIVTDEIVKEVENSIDEFKRHNQEYDEERVREQVREVLEGAKVLEWLKERADIQFITK, from the exons ATGGAGTCTTTCTGTGCTACCACTGTCCAAACCTTCTTCCATCTCAAGCCCTCTTCTTCATTTTCTCCTCCTTCTTATTCCGCTGTTTCTTTCCTCAAATCCCACTTCAAGCAATcaccactaactcattcttccCGCCAATTCTCCCGAAGAACAAATTCCACCCCATTTGTAGCGTCGGCGGCCCCCGCCACTGCCGACGGCGCCGTTTCCGACAAGCTCCCCGCCGACCTTATTGTTACAGAAACCCCTGAACCCAACTCAAGA GTAAAGTTGAGTGTTGAGGTTCCCGCAGAGGTATGTGAGGATTGTTACAGAAGAGTCATGAGGGAGTTCACCAAACAAGCAAAG ATCCCAGGGTTTCGTCCAGGGAAGAATGTCCCAGAAAGTATACTTATTAGTTATATTGGGAAGGAGACTGTTAAAGGAGCCACAATAGAATCTATCTTAAAGAGAACGCTTCCGCATGCCTTGTCTTCA GTAAGCGGAAAAGCCTTGGAAGATTCAATCCGCATTTCAACTAAATTTTCAGAGATGGAGAGTTCGTTCTCGTCAATGAAATCTCTGAG ATATGATATATTTGTTGATGTTGCACCTGAAGTCAAATGGAATCCTGAAGATGGGTACAAGAATTTAAAGGTTGTTGTTGAGATTGATAAGGAGATAGATGCTCAGACTGCAGCTGAACAAGAACTGCGGCGCCGTCACAAGGCTCTCGGTGCTTTAAAAATCGTAGTTGACAGAGGACTTCAG ATAGGTGATGTTGCAATTCTTGATATATCAGCTGCGACAATTGAGCAAGATGAATCAAAGGCTAAAAGTATACCATCTGCTGAGAGCAAAG gaTTTCGGTTTGACACTGAAGACGAAGATAAAGTCCTTCCAGATTTTATGAATTCAATTGCTGGAATAAAACGTGACGAAACTAAGACATTCCCTTATACCTTCCCTGATACATGGGAACAAGAAGATCTCCGTGGTGTCCGCGCGCTGTTCACG GTGGACTGCAAGGAATTATTCTTCAGAGATCTGCCCGAATTGAATGACGCAACTGCTGAAAAGATTCTGGCAGGttgctccaccattgaggag GTTAAGGAAACATTGCTGCAAAAGTTTCTTGAGGTGGAGCAAACAGCTAAAGAGCAAGCTGCAGATAATGCAATTTTGGATCAATTACACAAA ATGGTTGAAGTCGATATTCCTCCATCTTTGTTTGAGGAACAAGGAAGGCAGCTTTATGGAGCACAACTTCTGCAAATTCAG GCTAATATGAAACTAAATGAAAAACAACTGGAAGCCCTATCAAGTCCCAAGGCAGTGAAGGATTTCCTCGAAAATCAGAGAGAAAATATAACGAATATTATCAAGCAGAATCTAGCTGTTGGTGACATATTCAAACGCGAAAACTTGCAG ATAGTAACAGACGAGATAGTGAAGGAGGTTGAGAATTCGATCGATGAGTTTAAACGCCACAACCAAGAGTACGATGAGGAACGAGTCCGGGAACAG GTACGAGAGGTACTTGAGGGAGCAAAAGTACTAGAATGGCTGAAAGAGCGTGCAGACATCCAGTTCATAACCAAGTAA
- the LOC121758026 gene encoding uncharacterized protein LOC121758026 gives MEAVGSRQSRASSRYASGPSPPVFTGRVRKWRKQWVTSPAATISKSGKRNDAPPLRLCRWTPLSADDPPKRRQFRYAPIVPIEKGKIKSVENELVVSKEEPPQEINEDGAEAEAEPDSAEM, from the exons ATGGAAGCCGTGGGGTCCAGACAGAGCCGCGCCTCCTCCCGCTACGCCTCCGGTCCCTCCCCGCCGGTCTTCACCGGCCGCGTCAGGAAGTGGAGGAAGCAGTGGGTCACCTCTCCCGCCGCCACCATTTCCAAATCCGGCAAGCGCAACGACGCGCCGCCCCTCCGCCTCTGCCGCTGGACCCCCCTCTCCGCCGATGACCCGCCCAAGCGCCGCCAATTCCGCTACGCTCCG ATTGTTCCCATAGAAAAGGGGAAAATAAAAAGTGTGGAGAATGAACTAGTTGTCTCCAAGGAAGAACCACCTCAG GAAATCAATGAAGATGGAGCAGAAGCAGAAGCAGAACCAGACAGTGCTGAGATGTGA